TCCAGGAGGGCCGCGGTTATCGCCTGCAGATCCCGAAGGAAAAAACCCTGCTCGACATGGCGGCCTCGATCAATGTCGTCAAACACGCGGGAAGAGTCGCCGTCGTGGGGTATTGCTGGGGCGGCACTCTCGCCTACCTCGCGGCCTGCGAGCTGCCGGTCGCCTGCGCGGTGTCGTATTACGGCGGCCAGATCAAGGATCACCTGGCGAAATCGCCGCGCCGCCCGGTCCTCTACCATTTCGGCGAGAAAGACCCATATATCCCGGCCTCCGACATAGAGAAGATCCGCGCCGCGGACCCTACGGGCGAATTCCATCTCTATCCGGCCGACCACGGTTTC
This sequence is a window from Pseudomonadota bacterium. Protein-coding genes within it:
- a CDS encoding dienelactone hydrolase family protein, with translation MGEFTTLMARDGHEFNAWLAAPPGAARGAVVIAQEIFGVNRHIRGVADSYAAAGFVTIAPCLYDRVRRGIDLGYSEKEVQEGRGYRLQIPKEKTLLDMAASINVVKHAGRVAVVGYCWGGTLAYLAACELPVACAVSYYGGQIKDHLAKSPRRPVLYHFGEKDPYIPASDIEKIRAADPTGEFHLYPADHGFNCEERGSYDAASARLALERTHAFLTAQMEKK